A region of Thermococcus argininiproducens DNA encodes the following proteins:
- the rpsJ gene encoding 30S ribosomal protein S10: MQKARIKLASTNISALNEVTDQIKQIAERTGVRMSGPIPLPTKRIRITTRKSPDGEGSATFDRFELRVHKRLIDIEADERAMRQIMRIRVPEDVTIEIELVS, encoded by the coding sequence ATGCAAAAGGCAAGAATTAAACTGGCGAGCACAAACATAAGTGCTCTTAATGAGGTTACAGATCAAATCAAGCAAATTGCAGAGAGAACTGGTGTTAGAATGAGCGGACCAATACCATTGCCAACAAAGAGAATAAGAATCACCACAAGAAAGAGCCCAGACGGCGAGGGAAGTGCAACTTTTGATAGGTTTGAGCTTAGGGTCCACAAGAGACTTATTGACATTGAAGCTGACGAGAGAGCTATGAGGCAAATTATGAGAATTCGTGTTCCTGAGGATGTTACTATTGAAATTGAGCTCGTCTCATGA